From Lucilia cuprina isolate Lc7/37 chromosome 4, ASM2204524v1, whole genome shotgun sequence:
ACTTTTATCCTTGTAACGGATAGACTACAGCTATTGGTTAAAACAATATATCAGATTAAGACCTCGAATATAAGCAACATGTTTAtcgatcggtggaaaccgcttttAATGCAGTTGTCCACTATATATGTGAATACATCGACTGCAAACTGTATACAATGACGGTCATGTATTGACATCGAAGGAATACTGAATAAATGGATCTACTACATGCTAAGGAAGAGATGAATAAGCTATGGGAAAAGAGTGGTATACATCAATGTGAcatagcctcctaaggaccaTAAACGAGAAACGACTTAGACCTGTGTAAATTACTTGTGTGATACAGAAGTCGCTATGCTTTAGTGAGGAAGAAGACTGACAGAAGACGAAGCTTAGCAGAAGTGGATTTAGTTTCTTCCCTCTTGGCGTTTCATGAGCAACTTTTAGGAAATTTACCAGAATGGAATAAAATTCGTGTATAGATAGTTCACAAACACTTTGGTTCTGGTTAAATATATATGTTGAGATTCGCTAGAATCAGTACCTAACTGTTATCTGGCAAGTTACAATTACTAGtgaatactttattttataactaaaataataaatgttaggATATTcctaaaattataagaaataaacGGGGTTTTACTGTCCTTAGAAGACATTGAGGATACCTTCTTTGCTCAAAAAAGTATGATTGTAACCGAAGACTGAATTATAAAGAGATTaaggtataaatatatatacaggcAGGGGAAACTGCCTACGCTTTGACTTTCAGTATCCGCTGCAGCGTTCGTAAAAGATCTATAAAGTAAGAAGATCCATCAAGGGGCAGATCAACTCTGTCGATTTCTTCAATTACGCTGAAATCGCCAACAGTTTAAATACCAATTGGCATTCATATTTAACTTATCTTCATATGGTACAATAGTAAATCGATATTAAAATAGTCATGTgccaattattttctaaatttgaagGGTTAATCCAAAGATTAAATAGGCTTGCACTGACCCTTTATCATTCACATGCCTTGAAATCTTTGCAaatcttttactaatacttttacACTTTAACTAATCGCAACATCTTCTGCACCTACTTGATAACTATATAACTGAAGTATAAAAAAGTCCTAATAGTGATAGACAAATCATAGTTATAGATCTATAAAAACAACAGTTTCCTCTTCCATGGCACTCATTCTGAGCCCCGCAATTTTCGTCAATTGTagaaaaacattgaaatttCATTAATGGGATATAAAGTTAAACTAAATGCTTAACTTAAACATTACTTTTTTATTCCCCTACTCTTTAGGATAATCGTGTTTTGGCCGAATTAGAGAATCCTAGAACATCAGCTGGTCACTCATCCATGCCCACAAGTTCCATATTGAATACAACAAATAGCGAATTTAAAACCATATCAAAAACAGGTAATTGAAGTGCAACAATTGTAATGGattgtgtataaaaataattcaatgtcTTTTGCAGAACTTGAAGAAGAACTGAATCGTTATAAGCGTGCCGTGCTTGGTGGCAGTAGTGGGATGTCGGGTACAGTGGGCAGTAGTGCCTACACCGGTTACTCGTCCGCTTTAACCTCCACTCTATCCAATGGTGGCGGAGGTGTTAGTGGTACCGGTACTACCGGTGTGGTTTCAAGTCATTCGGGTACCACGTCATCCGGACATGGTCCCGGTTTAACATCCATATCGGCCTTGGTGCCAAATTCAATCGGTGGCATTTCCTCAAGTCTCAGTAGTCATGCTATAACGGCTGCCTCAGCATACGGAGCGGCCGGAAGTGGTGCTGGCACATCGGCCGTTGATAAGCTGTTGAGTGGAACAAGTGGAATCACTGGCATTCCACCATTGCCGGTAAATATTCATACGATGAAGTCTATGCCATCAGCATTAAGTCAGGTAAACTAAACAAATTCTTAAACATtccaacaaaatacaaaaattcgtagaCATTCAAATCGTACAGACATTTTGAAACTGGTTTCAAATTGCCAGTTACTTTAACATTCCACCCGTTAAATGATCATTTAGGATTTATGTATAACTAATCATAGCTAATAAcattattaacatttaacataCTAACAGCTAATTAATATTCGCTACTAACATTTTATTGTTCTCGTGCAGATTTAAATAGTTTCAACGTTCCATGAATTTCATtcgtaaattaaagaaaaaacattttgattttcAGACTTGTATTTGGAATTTGAAACaaggtttttgttaaaaaaatgtttgctacaattattttatttttttttaataattttttatctaaattttttttattatttatgttttggcTTTTTTGCACGTTTATGtttcctttttgattttttattatgtttcgacatttttacaataaagatttacctcaataaaatttttaattgcacttttcttaacaattttgaGATGACTATGGTTTTGAAATAAGTAGTTGGCATCGGtctcaaaatatttaatatggaTCTTATGTCGAGGAAAGACCAATAATGACGGATGAAAATGATCCAGATCCATTCATTACATTCATCTGAATTCCACTTTTGTAAAGTTATGAACGTAACCTCAGACTTATTCATTATAAAGAGACTTCTCGTTCTATTCTTGTTGGAGTCACTGCATAAGGCCAAGGAAGATCAAGGAAAGCCCGATAATGTCAGATTAAAATGTTGTGCAGTTGAAGGGATCTTTTTGTAAAGGAATCACTTTTGTGAAGCAATGCCTGTAATCTCAAACTTATTCATTCTAGAAAGTCTTTTCGTCCTTTTCTCATTGAGTGATTCACTGCCCTCTCAGCACGTTCTGCACTTGTCGGATTCAATCTCTTAACTTTGGTGATATTGTGTTCATTTTCGCAAACTTATATATTCTAGAGAGACTACTCGTTCAGCTCTCGTTGGGGTCACCGCACAAAGCCCATGTTATATTACAGCTCTCTTTGCGACGAACATTATTATCATGTTAGCTGCCAAATACATTCTTTCTTTCCGTTCAATTTATTCCCGAGAAGCCTGGTACCTATATGATGTAGTGCTTACCACTTCAACAATCTTCGGCTATGTTGGCAATCACATTTATTTCACACATTCCATTATAATTCGGACTCTCAATGCTTATATTGGGTTTGctttaatattgtattttacATCGATACATCTTATAGTTCACGACATAAATCCAAAGTTTTTTATCCTTTTTAACATAATGATCTAAATACgtgaaaatttttgtacatgtcGGACACCGGTATATGAACATTGGATGATTACTTCAGCTATGTAAGCTTTGACAATTATGCTTCGTGTAAAGTaatcggtagaccgaagtaTGATTCTGACAAATAAACCAAAGACAAGTTCTTCATTACATTAGATACACTGCTTCTGGTATTAACAGAGTAATTCCTGAAAATACCCTAAGAATGAAGGGAACAAACATCAGCTTTAAACCCTATTCACATTTTTTATTCGACATATCCCCTCGAGTAGACAGATGTGGAAAGGTCTGTATCATCTTGCTTAATCCTTTGTCTTATTAATCTAATATCAACTCATTCTCAACATTTAGTACAAATCCTGAGCCTTTGAATTGATTTATTCCTTCATAAGTAGCTAAATTCTCTTCTCACGATTTGGGTTTAACCGTATACCCCGAAGGGACTTCTCCAATAAACCGCACAAGACAAAGTCCAAAACTCTGCCTTGTGGACCACACATTTCCCTTGGTACCGCATAATTTTGTCTTGCTGGTTAGTTCACGAGTCAAATGATTTCCCCAGTTTATAATTCCGAAAGACTAGAGCTACTGTTTCACCTCATTTCCCCGCAAGGTTAGTTCAGCTTTCCCGGGAAACAGTTTAGCATATTTAATGTTTTCGACGACATTCTGCATCATACATACATGTTTCGGTTGGAAGATTGCTTTTTCTTCCAAGTTTACCATAAATATAAGTTACACTTATATGAAGTTCGCGAGTTATGGTGTGGCAAAATCAGCCTATTTCGTACCAATATTACGTCCATAActttaagtatatacatatattctttgCTACAAACGTCCAATTTTTCCAGctgatattatattaaaatctctTAAACTATTTTTTCGTTTATACTTATTGTTAATAAGCGATATGTTTTCATTTCGcttaatatttggttatttaaaatttttttactattttaatgttcaaaaattatttttattatttttttactattgtttttttcttaattaataacattaaaattgtaatttacttaATGTTTCCTGAGTGTAATTTCGCTTTGAGTGTTTTTCCctgtgcaatttttttttcaaataaaatctttatcTTTAATGTTGATCTGTTTGCATGTTGACAAAATGTTGAAATTGCATTTGGTGAATGTTTTCAACAACTgctttatttaagtaatttaaagcaaatgtatatgaattaaaaatattttaacattttctcgaTTTAGTTTTAAAGCAAAACCATTAATAATGACATTTTgaaaaactgtattttaaaattcctagtaaatttgtttttagaatAGCATAAAAAATACGTATTTAAGATACTTGTTTCTAGTACTAGTAAAGTTTTTTATGCAGtaagcttaccacgtttgttaacgATTAGACAACAAATGTGTATATAATTTAGAATTCGACAACGAGTGTTGTCGTTcgtatgtgtatatattttgacAACGGATGCTTTTGaagaattataaacactttggtatcaatttggtaccagtCGTGTGTATTTCTTTTTCTATCTGTGTAGTTGCTGTTTGGCTAacgaaaaatatgtaaacatcTGTCtgctttctttttattaaataccatTTTACATTCCAAATTTTATCACGGATTTTGATCTGGAACAAGTGTTGGGATCTGGTAGACGATTAAAAATTCGTATTTCTAATCGTAATTTCCGACAGCTACTGTTTCTGAAATATGATCGGGTAATTCGATGTTTGTGAATAGCCCTCCAATAAGTCCATAAAACCTGACGACATGAACTTTGGTAAATTAGCTTAGGAAGCTTTAAATGGCGCCACATATCTTGCACTTAATTGTAATGTGttcagtttaaaatttatttaaatcactCAACTAAAAAAGTGTGACCAttatatttcaatgttttttttttctcgacTCAAAAGTTAGAGAACACGGGCACATAATTCCAGACATCTTCGGTATTATTAAATTCTACTTTGTCTATGTAATAAACTGCTATTAATGCTTCATGGGTTAATGCCCTTATGAAGCTACAATATGTGATTACTTATGATAAAGTCCAAAAATTCCATCCTGTGCTATATTGCCTTGACAAATATctaagaatttttgtatttgtgtgaATAGACAAACCTTCTTTCCTCGATGAGTTGATAGTTAACCCTCTTGGTAGAGCCGAAATGAAACCAGAACTCCAGGCATCATCGGTATTAAATACAAGATCCTTATTGGTTAATGCCCTATAATGCGTGGTATATCTGTAAAAATGTCCTTATCTAGTTCATTTATGATTTTGCTCAAGCTTTGTTTAATATTCTACTTATCATCGACATACAAAAGTTCTGAGTAGAAATCTGGCTAATTTGGAGAAAAGACTtgtctttttatgttttgtatattaatttcCGTAATCTACCTATTTACTTGTTtactttgacttttcgactaatTCTTCTATGACAGCTGTAAAgttaacaaagaaaattatCTGTAACATAGTGTTTATCCTTGGCGGATTTCCACTCATGTTGGGGACAAACGTTTTTGAGTTGGATTCCTTCTTCTATCTTTTTTGACGTTGAGATATATCTATCACTAAACGATTCTGTTAATCGTagattcattataaatttttatcgcTTTCGTCAAATCCCGACGTATGTTAAgcattatttatatacatttatttgctAGACTGATATCTGTAAATAGAACATCCATTAGGTTGGTCCAAAAATAGAAGTTTGCTGATGTTCCCgtcgaaaatgaaaatttagtttattcaccatttaaatataaagatcTCACTTTCAATGACTTAGTACAAATTAGAATTGATATAATTAAGCTTCTATAAAGACTAACATGGTCTGTTTTGGAGGTTAATgaattctcaccagttaggtccttgacaatcagTTTCGTCTATATGTTCATATTTGGTTTTATCTATGTGTTATCAAACACAatgaattgtttaaaagttattcAAAAAATCGCTCAAATAAACATTCCAGAAAGagtagaaaattattattgatcCAATACGACAGATATTATTGAAAGAAGGCTTTTGCTGGATATGGTATTCCTAAGATACTTGATTactgttttttactttaaaagctttttgcatgttaaaattttacttttaaacaaacttaaaatcaaaatcattttatttagtttccGTTTTGAAAATGTGTGTTTGATTGATTAATATTCCCAGAAAAAAAAGATCTCATCATCTCGTTCAAAAATCATGAGCTTTGTATTGTGTCATTAAGTAAAGCTAAACTGTCATCTGCTTCTCTAAAACtgaaatgtcaaacaaaaataacaaaaacaacaacataataataactaaaagtaatagtaaacatttatgtatataatttacatAAGTTGTCAtcagtttttgttgttactgtataacaaacaaactatTTCGTTACTAATTCATtattaattatgtaaaaaaaagatttaacaaaaagcaataatgtataaaaaacttaaaaaagaatttcaatttgatttctcttttttccatttgttttttATCTATATGTGCTGTCATTTTGTTCTCTCTTTTTACTCTTTAtatatctctctctctctccctctaCTCTCTATCTAACTGtaactttatttacaaaacaacgCGTATGAATGATGATGGGGtggaataaatataataaataatttcactcgttttctttaaaattgaaacTACTTATTTCAACCATCTTAAATAAACTGTTTaattttgacaaatattaaaaaaccaaCGACaacttatttatattaattaaattaaaaaaacaatacaattaaactattaaaattgttttttgtccaATATTATCTTTCTCTCACGTTCtctaaatgtatatatttttatactcttatattcaataataatctatatgtgtgtgtgcgtgtatATTTgtctatattattaaaaataataataacaataataataatataaattataataatctctaccgaaacaaaaataataacaaaacaaaaaaactaccattaacttgtgtgtgtatgtgtctgTATGCGTGTctactaaatatttaacaacaaacacaacataaatttaatataaacaaaaaaaaaaacaattgcaaaaaacaaaaactataaacttaatcaattaaaatactatttgaataacaaaaaaacaaaaactactacaaccctacaacaattttatataattcccaaaaatgtgtaaaaaatcattattaactgcctaaaaatatactatactttttactatataaaattataatttttaaaccacTCAATAtgttgatgttgatgatgaataataatattaataatagcgTGGCACAATACAACTATACAATTTACAGAGCACAACTATGCCTATACTCTCGCTGAACTCGCATAATATACCAACTGGCACCAGCAGCTATTCAGCCCTCGGTTTAAGTGGCACGGGCGCCGGTGCTGGTGTACCTCCATTGGGTGCTTCGCTGACCCATCCCACCTTAGGCCTGGACACCGGCACACTGTTGGGTACAACGGGGTTATCTGGTCTGGGTACCGGCTTAGCTGGTACTGCCTCACTTTACGGTTTGGGTTCCGGTGTTGGTGGCATTGGCGCTGGTTTGCCAAGCACCTTTGGTCCTCCTCCTCCCTCATATCTGGATATCGGTTCAACCGCCTCGTATCCTTTCACCTCGGCCGCCATACGTAATGCCACGAAAATGAAAATGCTAGATGAGATCGATATACCGTTGGCGCGCTATGGCAATCGCAGTTCACCTTGCTCACCGATTCCACCCAGTACTTGGGGACTTGATGAATTTCCCGATAGCATGAGCGCCTCAATGATGCATAGTCGTGGCGGTTTAGCTTTAGGACCTATGGACATGGAATGTAAGTACTGTAAGTTGTATTgggatttaaacaaaaatactcgAAATAAATTGTGAATTTGGCTAGTAGTGGAATGTAGAATGCCCTCCTTGTATGAATAACTCGCTTTTCCTACAAATACCCGCTTGTAAACTTTAATGGCTTTTTATTCTTTAGCTCGCAATCACAATTTAAATGGCGTCAGCGAACCACAAGTTGATATGTTGGACATACCAGGCAAGGGACGTTGTTGCGTATTCATAGCCCGTTTTCCATATGATCCACCAGAGTAAGTATGTTTCAAAATTGAATGTTAACCGATGGATGGCTATTGTGTTTTATTCACGGTATTGACCAGGCATGGGATATTCAGTATctgagaaactttttcaaaactttttgtatCGAAAAACACCAAGGTACCCCCAAGACATTTTCGGTACATcttctaactaaaaaaaatttgataaataatcCGCATAGTAGTCAGTAAACCagtttgtagtctatagtctagtctgaggtctagtctatagtctagtctacagtctagtctatagtctagtctatagtctagtctatagtctagtccatagtctagtctatagtctagtctatagtctagtctatagtctagtctatagtctagtctatagtctagtctatagtctagtctatagtctagtctatactctagtctatattctagtctatagtttagtctatagtctagtttatagtttagtctatagtatagtttatagtctagtctatagtctagtatagtatattaatttttaattgtttattaactcaaaaacaaatttttccatGCCTGGTAttaactatagttttgactatggaTATGTCCATTGTCTTGAATATAGTCCAATTATgactataatattaaatatagttcagactaaaatGTCTGTCTTTTCTAAGTCTTCATCTCAATATAGTCTTTTACAGTTATaactatagtattttctatattgTTTACGGTTCTAACTATATGCCTGTCCTGACTATGATCTATTTCCATTCATAGTTCCGGGCTATAATCTAATATAGTCTGAACGATAATCTTgtttacagtcttgactatagacttatctacgGTCCTGACTTTAGTTCgcactatagtatggactagttttgtttattgttcatactatagactttagttcatactatagactcatctcaagttcagattatagtactgatttgtttgtaatttagaCTATAATCTTATTAACAGTTTCATTGTAATTGTATTTGTATTCGTTCTAATTTCAAGCAGAGATGCTGAAGGAGAACTGTCATTGTGTGCGGGTGATTATCTATTAGTATGGACCAGTGGTGAACCACAAGGCGGTTATTTAGATGCCGAATTACTAGATGGTAGACGTGGCCTGGTGCCAGCTTCATTTGTACAGCGTTTAATAGGTAAAAGTTGGCTTAAtctgaattaaatacaaaacaattcaaatattattttttttacttacacAGGTGATGATCTTTTGGAATTTCATCAAGCCGTCTTATCCACTTTGCGTGATGCCGAAGATGGTTCTATGCAATGTGATTCAACATCATTGCCTTCATTGCCACCGCACAATCCATTGCTCACCCACACCCAAGAGGATTTAGCTAGATTAAGTGAAACTCATACTGATCTGGAACACGATCAAGATGATATTAGTGATAATGGTGAGTAATTATGGACGATTTTCTTGGACAccattaattgtttaatattttaaatgtgattttatgtttaacactttacaatttgtttttgcaaaaaaagtaagcattttatttgttttttgaataattattttactatCCATTTTGAGCATTTTAGGCTTGGAAGCCTTTAAAGCTAGATAAATTTCATAACATTCAAGTAGTTTCAAAACTAGATTCTAATTTTTCAATGCAACTAACTGTAATTTGTTTATGGTTTTTCAAACAGTTCCAGCTCCAAAGCATTTGACATTGGAAAGACAACTGAATAAGAGTGTTTTAATCGGTTGGTCACCACCTGAACCCCTGGGCTATAATTTAATTGACAGTTATCATGTCTATGTCGATGGAGTGCTCAAAGTTACTGTTAAAGCAAATGAACGCACACGTGCTCTTATCGAGGGTGTGGACTCTAATAGAGTAAGTTTAGATTTAGAATCATTCTTTTAAGAATAACATGTATTTATCTATCGCATTTCCTTGCCGCTACAGCCTCATCGCATTAGTGTACGTAGTGTAGCACAAAATCGCCAACAATCTCGAGATGCTGCTTGTACTATGATCATTGGTCGTGACACTTCACATTTGGGTCCATCGTCTGTGCGTGCTACGCATATAACGTGTTCATCGGCTGTCATCACATGGCTGCCAGCCAATTCCAATCATCAGCATGTAGTTTGTGTAAATAATGTCGAAGTACGCACCGTAAAACCGGGTGTCTATCGCCACACAATAACCGGTTTGGCACCCAGTACTCAATATCGAGTCACAGTACGAGCCAAACATTTGCGGGCACCTGGTGGTCATCAGCCACCAGGACGTCCTCAAGAGGAGGCTCCCGGAGCATATGCAGATTTCCGTACACTCACAAAAGGGTTGCCTGATCCTCCACAGGTTATATTCTACatgatatatatattttatgaaatttaatttaaattgttgctgttgttgttttctaacAGGATATACAACTTGAGGCTGGTCCTCAGGATGGTACCATTCTAGTGACATGGCAGCCAGTTAATAGGCCCACCTCATCGGGGCCTGTAACCGGCTATTCTGTGTACGCTGATGGTAAAAAGGTAACCGATATCAATTCACCTACGGGAGATCATGCGCTCATCGATATTGGTAAATTGGGTACATTTAATCCCAGAGCCGTAACTATACGTACTAAATCCCGTGAAGCACAATCGGCCGATAGTGCACCCATATTAATACCaagtaagttttaaattttttaaacccttaaaaattttatattaaaaatgtccattttgttttttgcagatTCTGTTCGTAGTGCTGTAGGTAGAAGGGGACCAAATCAAATGGGTATGGGCATGGGTCAACACTTACCCCAGGGACCTCACGGTCCCATGGGCATGCAACAGCAACAGCATATGATGGGTCACCAGGATCCCAATCAATATGATCCCAATCaaatgcagcagcaacaacagccgGGCATGCAACAACAACCCGGcatgcagcagcaacaacagcccGGTCAACAGCAGGGTCAGCAGGGCCAACAGGTATGTGTCGTATTTCGCAGTcttcaaacatttataaattatataaaaaaagaaaacatacattTCTATACCAGCTCAAAATATACccgttcttttttaattttggattttttgtttCAAGTGTTCATTAAATACACTGTAAAATATTCTTTCTACTAACTTTTAACAGTCTCtaacaaaagaacaaaaacagcaaatatttctttttataacatttttattatactaaAAATCAACTTTTACACATGTTTTACTTTCATTCTGGCAACTCTGTACATAATAAATACACtgcaaaaaaagcaaaactttCTCTTTAACAGAAAACTAAAACACATGTTGTGTCTGAAAAAAAGTCTAAtgtctttttattaaacaacaacatcaacaacagccacaacaacaaaacacacactCTCACATCTTTATCTACTCTACaacaaatattgtaatttattttgctTGCACCTTCTTATGAAATTCtttccgatttaaaatattttatataaatcacacacgatttttttctctctaaacGTTTAAGTTCAAAATGATTTCATTTGCATTTATGggttacttttttaattttgttcacaACATTTCAAACTCTACTACTTTTTCTACTCTGCTCTACTACTATTTACTCTTTGCAAGAATtcttctaaacatttttaatctaTGAAAATTTAAGAGAATATATATgagagaaaaatttaagaaactttGAGTAGTTTGATCCTTGTCGAAACTTTTTATCAAACCGCGGTTTAAGCCTGTATacaagtctatatataaaaaattgtaaacaataatcAGCTGTGCTAGTGATGTTATCTTGTATTCTGTACACCCTGGACCAAACTGTgatattttataagattttatataattaagtttaaCATTTAGCAGAGACTTATAGCACTATTTTCTCAAACTACTGGTTGtcaaatttcatatataaatcattttatgaattcgccgcaaaatgaaataaattcacCTTATTATCTATTCACCTTGCTCTATGCCAAACTATATTGACAATTTTATGTGAGTGCATATAGTGTTCCGGGAGAACATGTGTATTTAAGCTGGATATTAGCTTGAACCTATATTGtccaattaaaatattattgggAAAAATCAGTCATAAAGTTTTCTCCAACAAGGTGTTAATGGCAAAAGCAAACTAACTTTTAAGAGACAAGTTTTCGAACATTtctagatcgttttagaataTTACAAGAACACTTGTTCAAAAATAGCTAACTGTGCAAACCTCATTTGGGTTTATTATTATCcctttatgttaaaataatcaTGAACCGGTTATATAGATTTGGATACATCCTCGATATATCCTTTTGCGTTTCTATCATCAAAAGGCTGACAATAGACGTTCTTTGTTAGATCGTCTAATACTATAATAAGAAGCCTGGCTTAGAAACAGCCAATTCTCACGTTTGTAAACCTTTATCTTGTAAACCAGTGTTACTCCAAAACTAAACTTGATATCATTTAGACACTAGACAGAGATTCGATGGTAGATTTCTATATCAGTATAGATTCAATATGTTCCGCATAACCTTTTGTACTTTTATCTTTAGGACGTATACTGCTAATAAGAGACTGACGAATTGGCAAATTGCAAGAACCCTGGATAACAGTGTAAACCTCAATTGGGGCTATAATTGGTCCCTTTATGTTA
This genomic window contains:
- the LOC111675456 gene encoding uncharacterized protein LOC111675456 isoform X20, with amino-acid sequence MPYETMHHSQQHHHQTSTANGMFDSLSLQLRDAETRRSEIERAHQETLAQIRNLSSSGGRQDIEAIENLQSRARELEKKAALENVHCEELQIELSAAMKSKSSRSSGVTNVGQNIVSSATATSGTSTSVTWAPTIGHHGHHDDQGSEIDIIMAKIEQDNRVLAELENPRTSAGHSSMPTSSILNTTNSEFKTISKTELEEELNRYKRAVLGGSSGMSGTVGSSAYTGYSSALTSTLSNGGGGVSGTGTTGVVSSHSGTTSSGHGPGLTSISALVPNSIGGISSSLSSHAITAASAYGAAGSGAGTSAVDKLLSGTSGITGIPPLPSTTMPILSLNSHNIPTGTSSYSALGLSGTGAGAGVPPLGASLTHPTLGLDTGTLLGTTGLSGLGTGLAGTASLYGLGSGVGGIGAGLPSTFGPPPPSYLDIGSTASYPFTSAAIRNATKMKMLDEIDIPLARYGNRSSPCSPIPPSTWGLDEFPDSMSASMMHSRGGLALGPMDMESRNHNLNGVSEPQVDMLDIPGKGRCCVFIARFPYDPPEDAEGELSLCAGDYLLVWTSGEPQGGYLDAELLDGRRGLVPASFVQRLIGDDLLEFHQAVLSTLRDAEDGSMQCDSTSLPSLPPHNPLLTHTQEDLARLSETHTDLEHDQDDISDNVPAPKHLTLERQLNKSVLIGWSPPEPLGYNLIDSYHVYVDGVLKVTVKANERTRALIEGVDSNRPHRISVRSVAQNRQQSRDAACTMIIGRDTSHLGPSSVRATHITCSSAVITWLPANSNHQHVVCVNNVEVRTVKPGVYRHTITGLAPSTQYRVTVRAKHLRAPGGHQPPGRPQEEAPGAYADFRTLTKGLPDPPQDIQLEAGPQDGTILVTWQPVNRPTSSGPVTGYSVYADGKKVTDINSPTGDHALIDIGKLGTFNPRAVTIRTKSREAQSADSAPILIPNSVRSAVGRRGPNQMGMGMGQHLPQGPHGPMGMQQQQHMMGHQDPNQYDPNQMQQQQQPGMQQQPGMQQQQQPGQQQGQQGQQAEGSTGVLGGLFGGLFSKQTPQTQTQTQANQNINGYPPGQQQQRMMRPPGVQGMQQQQQQPYGPQGPMGPQQRFPGQRGPAPPGQMQPGGPMQQGMMPGQTQPGMQPGGMQGQMQGAMGLRGPMSQQQQMQQQQQQQQMQQGQMMPGQQGLTPQQQQQQQQQQQQQQQMAAAAQKKPRYFVAMFDYDPSTMSPNPDGCDEELPFQEGDTIKVYGDKDADGFYWGELRGRRGYVPHNMVTEVDDGTGQMGQMGGQMPQQPGGGTGQVMPGQVGTQQSMRNVSRDRWGDIYANMPVKRMIALYDYDPQELSPNVDAEQVELSFKTGEIILVYGDMDEDGFYMGELDGVRGLVPSNFLAEAPDTYSNQMMPGGGPAGRGGLASQRGRGQGPGARGPPPPPRDNMMPGMAGPRGPQGKNARPASPTLLDNTGHPAPDHQTQGMIGRGGNVAGMQQQQQPYGQQQTQMGQQQQQQQQLQQQQQMGGMGQMGQMGQQGMMGQQQPMGQQGQQQMNQMGQQMGQMGMMGQQQQQPGQQMGQMGMMGQPQQQQQQQQQQQPPPVSQPSGGLLSGATSLLSGATSAATGGLFGSKQPPKQDPMQPQGGAQPTQQTSTGLGGLFGGGQQQQQQQQQQQQQQPQQQQQQQQQPQVPPQGQQPPPQSQGPGAGLLGGLKGIAAAAPGGDVLSKGKDLFGKFGFGFGK